In Kangiella profundi, one DNA window encodes the following:
- the spoT gene encoding bifunctional GTP diphosphokinase/guanosine-3',5'-bis pyrophosphate 3'-pyrophosphohydrolase: MSHFESLRDVLGGYLEQNQVADIERAYKLAERAHDGQMRSSGDPYITHPVAAAHILAELHLDHQTIMAALMHDVIEDCDVTKQDLTTEFGETVADLVEGVSKLTQIDFQSKEQAQAENFRKMMMAMTQDIRVILIKLADRLHNMQTLGALRPDKRRRIARETLEIYAPIANRLGIYRLKEQLELLGFANMYPLRYRILQHSVRKVRGHRKEIVERITDQLRTRLKDARITSKVIGREKSVYSIYKKMRDKVGTFNEVMDIYAFRVITDSEDSCYRILGQIHNLFKPIPGRFKDYIAIPKANGYQSLHTVLRNKTGMHIEVQIRTELMNQMAEHGVAAHWLYKTGSAHPAETKAREWLQSLIELQQNAGDSIEFVENVKIDLYPDEVYVFTPKGKIIELPKGATPVDFAYAIHTDVGNSCIACKIDKQFSPLSTPLSNGKTVEIITAPGAKPNPAWLSYVVTGKARSNIRNFVKNIRQDEAVHLGRRLLEQVLKSPLEDFPPEQLESVAKITHHDSVDEMLAGIGLGKIASVLVAHRLTSDQQESDDTVVEMPQKDQAPLAIKGTEGLVVKYARCCRPIPGDPILAYVSAGKGFTIHRETCPNVQRAHKHNDRYVPVQWSDDVQGDFIAELRIEVFNQRGVLAQITNIISNQEANIVNVDINELDGSTNILTFQMGVRNRVHLANIIKKLRVIPFVNKVHRHP; this comes from the coding sequence ATGTCGCATTTCGAAAGTTTACGGGATGTGCTCGGCGGCTACCTTGAACAAAACCAGGTTGCCGATATTGAGCGCGCTTATAAGCTAGCGGAGCGTGCACATGACGGACAAATGCGCTCCAGCGGTGACCCCTACATTACACATCCTGTCGCCGCTGCGCATATCCTCGCTGAGCTACACCTTGATCATCAAACCATCATGGCTGCCTTGATGCATGATGTGATAGAGGACTGCGATGTGACAAAGCAGGATCTGACTACTGAGTTTGGTGAAACGGTTGCAGATCTGGTGGAAGGTGTCAGTAAACTGACTCAGATTGATTTCCAATCTAAAGAACAGGCTCAGGCGGAAAACTTCCGTAAAATGATGATGGCCATGACGCAGGATATTCGCGTTATTCTCATCAAACTGGCCGACCGCCTGCACAATATGCAAACGCTTGGCGCACTGCGCCCTGATAAACGCCGTCGCATTGCACGGGAAACACTTGAGATTTATGCACCGATTGCCAATCGCCTCGGTATCTATCGACTCAAGGAACAACTGGAGCTTTTGGGCTTCGCCAATATGTATCCCTTGCGTTATCGAATCCTGCAGCACTCGGTCAGAAAAGTACGCGGTCACCGCAAAGAAATCGTTGAGCGAATTACTGATCAGTTACGAACGCGACTGAAAGATGCCCGCATTACCAGCAAGGTCATTGGTCGCGAAAAAAGCGTTTACAGTATTTATAAAAAGATGCGCGACAAGGTGGGGACATTTAACGAGGTGATGGACATTTACGCCTTCCGCGTCATCACCGATTCCGAAGACTCCTGTTACCGCATCCTTGGTCAAATTCACAACCTGTTCAAACCCATACCCGGTCGTTTCAAAGATTACATCGCAATCCCCAAAGCCAACGGCTATCAATCACTGCACACCGTCCTTCGCAACAAGACCGGTATGCATATTGAAGTGCAGATCCGCACCGAGCTGATGAATCAGATGGCGGAGCATGGCGTTGCAGCGCACTGGTTATATAAAACAGGTAGTGCTCATCCAGCCGAAACTAAAGCACGCGAGTGGCTACAAAGCCTGATTGAACTACAGCAAAACGCAGGCGATTCGATTGAGTTCGTAGAGAACGTCAAGATTGACCTCTATCCTGATGAAGTCTATGTCTTCACACCAAAGGGTAAGATTATTGAACTACCCAAAGGCGCAACCCCGGTTGATTTCGCTTATGCCATTCACACCGATGTTGGTAACAGCTGTATCGCATGTAAAATCGATAAGCAGTTTTCACCACTAAGTACGCCATTGAGCAATGGTAAAACCGTTGAGATTATCACTGCTCCGGGAGCCAAACCCAACCCGGCCTGGCTTAGCTATGTGGTAACTGGTAAAGCCCGTTCCAATATCCGTAATTTTGTTAAAAACATTCGTCAGGATGAAGCGGTCCACCTTGGTCGGCGTTTACTTGAGCAGGTCCTCAAAAGTCCGCTTGAAGATTTTCCGCCTGAGCAACTGGAGTCAGTAGCCAAGATTACACATCACGATAGCGTTGATGAAATGCTGGCTGGCATTGGGCTCGGCAAAATCGCCAGCGTTCTGGTCGCGCATCGTTTAACCAGCGATCAGCAGGAGAGCGATGATACGGTTGTCGAAATGCCACAAAAGGATCAGGCTCCATTAGCCATTAAAGGCACTGAAGGCCTTGTGGTCAAATATGCACGTTGCTGTCGTCCTATACCTGGCGATCCGATTCTGGCTTATGTTAGCGCAGGTAAAGGATTCACCATTCATCGTGAAACTTGTCCCAATGTGCAACGTGCGCACAAGCACAATGACCGCTATGTACCTGTGCAATGGTCAGATGATGTGCAGGGTGACTTTATAGCCGAGCTTCGAATCGAAGTATTCAATCAACGCGGTGTACTGGCACAAATTACTAATATTATTTCTAACCAGGAAGCCAATATAGTTAACGTCGATATTAATGAACTGGATGGTTCTACCAATATTCTTACCTTCCAGATGGGCGTTCGCAATCGTGTCCATCTGGCAAATATCATCAAAAAATTAAGGGTCATTCCTTTCGTCAACAAAGTTCATCGTCACCCTTAA
- a CDS encoding RidA family protein yields the protein MSKTIIQTDKAPAAIGTYSQAVKAGNTVYLSGQIPLIPETMELVESFEDQVHQVFKNLSAVCEAAGATLNHISKLNIFMIDLGHFATVNEIMAQYFEQPYPARAAIGVKELPKSAQIEMDAIVSLDED from the coding sequence GTGAGCAAAACCATTATTCAAACTGATAAAGCACCAGCTGCCATTGGCACTTATTCACAGGCTGTAAAGGCGGGTAATACCGTTTATCTTTCAGGCCAGATCCCATTGATTCCAGAAACCATGGAATTAGTTGAATCATTCGAAGATCAGGTTCATCAGGTTTTCAAAAATTTGAGCGCGGTCTGTGAAGCAGCGGGCGCCACTTTGAATCATATTTCTAAACTGAATATCTTCATGATCGATCTGGGTCATTTTGCAACCGTTAACGAGATCATGGCGCAGTATTTCGAACAGCCTTATCCAGCTCGCGCAGCAATCGGCGTTAAAGAATTGCCGAAAAGTGCGCAAATTGAAATGGATGCTATTGTAAGTTTAGATGAGGACTAA
- the trmH gene encoding tRNA (guanosine(18)-2'-O)-methyltransferase TrmH has product MQPRSPERLQKILTLLSNRQPDLTVFMDEVHKPHNLAAIVRTADAVGIGHVHAVFPEGVRYSGHHTSSGSKRWVTTHKHDTLKSGIAEMKAQGMQVLAAHLSDKAVDFRSIDYTKPTCILVGSELVGVSDEAAELADEHVIIPMVGMVQSLNVSVATALILYEAQRQRSNADMYGECKIPQAEVDEICFKALHPTITKFCDKHQIRYPKMDEFGDIDDPEWNKLRKQIKST; this is encoded by the coding sequence GTGCAACCGCGTAGTCCTGAGCGTTTACAGAAAATTTTAACCCTACTGTCTAACCGTCAGCCGGATCTGACGGTTTTTATGGATGAGGTTCATAAACCTCATAACCTGGCAGCCATTGTACGCACCGCTGATGCTGTTGGCATTGGACATGTCCATGCTGTATTCCCCGAGGGCGTGCGTTACTCCGGCCACCACACTTCCAGTGGCAGTAAACGTTGGGTTACTACTCATAAGCATGACACCCTCAAGTCTGGTATTGCAGAAATGAAAGCGCAGGGCATGCAAGTTCTGGCAGCACATCTCTCAGACAAGGCGGTTGATTTTCGTTCTATCGACTACACCAAACCCACCTGTATTCTAGTTGGCTCCGAGCTTGTCGGTGTTTCTGATGAGGCAGCCGAACTTGCAGATGAGCACGTGATTATTCCGATGGTCGGCATGGTTCAGTCACTCAATGTTTCGGTAGCAACTGCACTGATTCTTTACGAAGCACAACGCCAACGTTCCAATGCCGACATGTATGGCGAATGCAAAATACCTCAGGCAGAAGTCGATGAAATCTGCTTCAAAGCCTTGCACCCGACCATTACCAAGTTTTGCGACAAGCACCAAATTCGTTATCCGAAAATGGATGAGTTTGGTGACATTGATGATCCGGAATGGAATAAGTTGCGTAAGCAAATTAAGTCCACTTAG
- a CDS encoding DUF2195 family protein, producing the protein MNLLRKLALIAITLVSSSCATKQQDLHEPLSLEFDNSLNQCITITGHTLFKSKTPYPFSWLEIQYNLQQSVAHCGCKFAQAHIRIARQDNELSSAAANFQDNNTFIVPVRTQAVMMGESPIKISLTCPQPE; encoded by the coding sequence GTGAACTTATTAAGGAAATTAGCGCTCATCGCAATTACTCTTGTAAGCTCTTCATGCGCTACAAAGCAACAGGATCTTCACGAGCCATTGTCGTTAGAGTTCGATAACTCATTGAACCAATGTATTACCATAACCGGTCATACCTTGTTCAAAAGCAAGACTCCCTATCCTTTTAGCTGGCTGGAAATTCAATACAATCTACAGCAGAGCGTTGCTCACTGTGGTTGCAAATTTGCACAGGCTCATATTCGCATAGCCAGACAAGATAATGAGTTATCATCGGCGGCAGCTAATTTCCAGGACAACAATACCTTTATTGTTCCGGTCAGAACACAGGCCGTCATGATGGGCGAATCCCCCATAAAAATATCTCTGACCTGCCCACAACCTGAATAA
- a CDS encoding DUF418 domain-containing protein, giving the protein MTTALLPTSSEKRFHSLDLIRGIAVLGILIMNIYGFSNIFAYYMNPHALGEATASDLWVWSFTHIFADQKFYTIFSMLFGAGILLMADRAREKGVSAARYHYFRMFWLIVFGLIHALLIWLGDILFIYACMGLWVFLFTDTSAKTKLITGIVLIALYSLYMAMVSFHLDKIPAEDLEFMFSMFYPDQTTIDEETLPYITSYAAQVSDRIDFFLENVLSMGLTFGIFRIGGSMLLGMALYQYGVLTAARSRSFYITLAIICLLIGFSLTAWDMKQLFTHGFSFESLMFSYMTLTNIAAVFIAIGYIALFALWIKSSAAIKLRNALEAVGRMAFTNYLMQSIICTTIFYSFGLGLFTELSRLQLMGIVAIVFLVQLFWSSWWLNRFHYGPLEWLWRSLTYGKFQAFRKH; this is encoded by the coding sequence ATGACAACTGCTTTGCTACCCACTTCCAGTGAAAAGCGATTTCACTCGCTTGATTTAATTCGCGGTATTGCCGTTCTTGGTATTCTGATCATGAATATCTACGGCTTTTCCAATATTTTTGCTTACTACATGAATCCCCATGCACTAGGCGAGGCTACTGCTTCGGATCTCTGGGTTTGGTCTTTTACGCATATCTTTGCTGATCAGAAGTTCTATACCATCTTCTCCATGCTGTTTGGCGCCGGTATTTTGCTGATGGCGGACAGAGCCAGGGAGAAAGGCGTTTCTGCCGCCAGGTATCATTATTTCCGAATGTTCTGGCTCATTGTTTTTGGTTTGATTCATGCACTTCTGATCTGGCTTGGCGATATTTTATTTATCTATGCCTGCATGGGTCTTTGGGTTTTCCTTTTTACCGATACCAGCGCTAAAACCAAGCTGATTACCGGTATCGTTCTAATTGCTCTGTATTCCCTCTATATGGCAATGGTCTCTTTTCATCTTGATAAGATCCCAGCGGAAGATCTCGAGTTTATGTTCTCGATGTTCTATCCCGATCAGACAACCATTGATGAAGAGACCCTGCCTTACATTACTTCTTATGCAGCTCAAGTGAGTGACCGAATTGATTTCTTTCTGGAGAATGTTTTATCCATGGGGTTAACCTTTGGTATTTTTAGAATAGGCGGCTCCATGCTATTGGGTATGGCGCTTTACCAATACGGGGTTCTAACAGCTGCACGCTCGCGTTCTTTTTATATCACGCTGGCTATCATCTGCCTGTTGATTGGCTTCAGTTTAACCGCCTGGGATATGAAGCAGCTGTTTACTCACGGTTTCAGCTTTGAGTCGTTAATGTTTTCTTATATGACACTGACCAATATCGCAGCCGTCTTTATTGCGATTGGCTATATCGCCTTATTTGCTTTATGGATCAAATCCTCGGCAGCAATCAAATTACGAAATGCGCTGGAAGCTGTTGGACGAATGGCCTTCACCAATTACCTAATGCAAAGCATTATTTGCACCACCATCTTCTATAGCTTCGGCCTAGGTTTATTTACCGAGCTTTCCCGCTTGCAGTTAATGGGCATTGTTGCGATAGTGTTTTTAGTACAACTTTTCTGGTCATCATGGTGGCTTAACCGCTTCCACTACGGCCCACTCGAATGGCTATGGCGCTCACTCACTTATGGCAAATTCCAAGCTTTTAGAAAACACTGA
- a CDS encoding rhodanese-like domain-containing protein — protein MANSKLLENTDLPIIDLRPVDEFRQGHIQGSTNLPLSEIEDCWYELPPKGSPLILFTSSDEQQKVKDLFERQQYPIEAILLAEEFEQEELVSDPNSRRLWRASPLLENYIELIEQHLPGTDPLAFDIGCGSGRDSIFLGLHGFQVLAIDRNPMAMERISNFIERWQVDVTPIKLNCEEEYDQLIQLIHLQKPSLVLQCRYLHRPLLDLYHQHLPAGSMVAIHTFMKDAAKYGSPKKPAFLLQPGELAEKFADWDILLDQIHVLRDKRPLSLFIARKPY, from the coding sequence ATGGCAAATTCCAAGCTTTTAGAAAACACTGATTTACCCATTATTGATTTGCGCCCTGTTGATGAATTTCGACAGGGCCATATTCAGGGCTCTACTAATCTCCCTTTATCGGAAATTGAAGATTGCTGGTATGAACTTCCACCCAAAGGCTCCCCGTTAATTTTATTTACCTCGTCTGACGAGCAACAGAAAGTTAAAGACTTGTTTGAACGCCAGCAATATCCGATTGAAGCAATATTATTGGCAGAAGAATTTGAGCAGGAGGAGCTGGTCAGTGATCCCAACAGCCGGCGACTGTGGCGTGCCAGCCCTTTACTGGAAAACTATATCGAATTAATCGAACAGCATTTACCCGGTACTGACCCACTGGCTTTCGATATCGGCTGCGGTTCTGGTCGAGACAGTATCTTTTTGGGGTTACATGGCTTTCAGGTGCTAGCCATTGACCGCAACCCAATGGCCATGGAGCGGATCAGCAATTTCATCGAGCGCTGGCAGGTTGATGTCACCCCCATCAAACTCAATTGCGAAGAAGAGTATGACCAGCTGATTCAGTTGATTCATCTTCAGAAGCCGTCGCTTGTTTTGCAGTGCCGATATTTGCACCGACCATTACTGGATCTTTACCACCAGCATTTACCTGCCGGCAGTATGGTGGCTATTCATACCTTCATGAAAGATGCGGCAAAGTACGGCAGTCCCAAAAAGCCAGCTTTCCTTCTGCAACCTGGTGAGCTGGCAGAAAAGTTTGCCGACTGGGACATACTGCTAGACCAAATCCATGTACTTCGTGACAAGCGACCGCTATCCTTGTTTATTGCTCGTAAGCCTTATTGA